A genomic window from Periweissella cryptocerci includes:
- a CDS encoding sensor histidine kinase, translating into MATTTSLQSLVEEIISVWSFIILTYWFLPELTKIKTLTKFNIAMAIFLPLAEGNYLWADLFYVSVVALIIWRRSASYQKLIINFSIIWMIWELTPIYGDWLTAHVFFPAQAKQQYLSWLALLTDDLLTLMFFVVAAVLIRKVLSKPLNSFDNFSDKYKASMLKLFAFMSVVFFLIANIYLKITSDQYTNIVMLALTAFTVISIWMYHFFFRAYEDSLQQQIEKSNYQFLQEYNQLLVEANNHARAFKHDTNNLLSGIEAYIDENDMDGLRVYINQILKLNNQRLEPDHVATMLKNIQSLALRHTLITKLRKAQDLGTQIHLVADPDFILTLTDVDMVRVVSILLDNAIEAVADHPEESHINITLTSNEHENQLVIKNSIFEHVDIEHVYESGHTTKENHTGLGLHTVQAIVHKHPNVFFGVEATDSYFQVTLTSRKD; encoded by the coding sequence ATGGCAACTACCACTTCCTTACAATCATTAGTTGAAGAAATAATTAGTGTTTGGAGTTTTATTATTCTTACATACTGGTTTTTACCAGAGCTAACCAAAATTAAAACGTTGACGAAATTCAATATTGCGATGGCCATTTTCCTGCCCTTGGCGGAAGGAAACTACTTGTGGGCGGATTTATTTTACGTTAGTGTCGTTGCATTAATTATTTGGCGGCGGTCTGCTAGTTATCAAAAATTAATCATTAATTTTAGTATCATTTGGATGATTTGGGAATTGACCCCGATTTATGGGGATTGGCTAACAGCACACGTGTTCTTTCCCGCGCAAGCTAAGCAACAATATCTAAGCTGGCTGGCATTATTGACGGATGATTTATTGACGCTCATGTTCTTTGTCGTTGCTGCCGTCCTAATCCGGAAAGTTTTGTCGAAGCCACTTAACAGTTTTGATAATTTCTCAGATAAATATAAAGCGTCGATGCTCAAACTTTTTGCTTTCATGTCGGTGGTCTTCTTTTTAATTGCTAATATCTACCTGAAAATCACAAGCGATCAGTATACCAATATCGTGATGTTGGCGTTGACGGCCTTTACGGTAATTAGTATCTGGATGTATCATTTTTTCTTCCGCGCGTATGAAGATTCCTTACAGCAGCAAATTGAAAAATCAAATTATCAATTTTTACAAGAATATAATCAGCTACTTGTAGAAGCGAACAATCACGCCCGGGCGTTTAAACACGATACTAATAATTTGTTATCGGGCATCGAAGCGTACATTGATGAGAATGATATGGACGGATTACGGGTTTATATTAACCAAATCCTCAAATTAAACAATCAGCGCCTAGAACCCGACCACGTTGCCACGATGCTCAAAAACATTCAAAGTCTGGCTTTACGGCACACGTTAATCACGAAGTTACGCAAAGCACAGGATTTAGGTACCCAAATACACTTAGTTGCTGATCCAGACTTTATTTTAACGTTAACCGATGTTGATATGGTGCGTGTTGTTAGCATTTTGTTGGATAATGCGATTGAGGCCGTCGCTGACCATCCGGAAGAAAGCCACATTAATATTACCCTAACCTCTAATGAACATGAAAACCAATTGGTAATCAAGAATTCAATTTTTGAACACGTTGACATTGAACATGTTTACGAATCTGGTCATACAACGAAGGAAAACCATACGGGACTCGGTCTCCATACGGTACAGGCCATTGTCCACAAGCACCCCAACGTATTCTTTGGTGTTGAAGCAACTGATTCTTATTTTCAAGTTACCCTTACCAGTCGAAAGGATTAA